From one Synechococcus sp. UW69 genomic stretch:
- a CDS encoding TIGR03279 family radical SAM protein: MWNEPSAGVAVAALDPTSSGRQPQPAVVASVEAGSIGEELGFEPGDQLLSINGIRPRDLIDYRYLCVDEELCLEVRDAAGALHQVELEKEADDGLGLAFTEALFDGLRQCNNNCPFCFIDQQPPGRRDSLYLKDDDYRLSFLYGSYLTLTNLGEADWQRIEEQRLSPLFVSVHATEPDLRSRLLVNPRAAQVMDQLAWFDQRDLQIHAQVVVCPGLNDGPALERTLDDLASFASGPWPAVLSAAVVPVGLTRFRPAEDGLVPVDPACARQVIAQVEPMQQNFQAALGTRFAWLSDEWYLMAGLPLPPRDDYEDLPQQENGVGSIRAFLEALDAATEDLPRAVPQPRRCSWVVGQIVAQALQPVAERLNGVDGVEFHLIGLPSPYWGQDQVVTGLLTGQDLLSGLQGRDLGDELLLPSVMLRQGQPVFLDDMTLEALAAQLPVPIRIVHGAADVVASVLSAVGKSP, translated from the coding sequence GTGTGGAATGAGCCATCCGCTGGAGTTGCCGTAGCAGCTCTGGATCCAACCAGCAGTGGCCGCCAGCCTCAGCCTGCTGTGGTGGCCTCCGTAGAGGCCGGCTCGATCGGGGAGGAGTTGGGTTTTGAGCCGGGCGATCAGTTGCTCAGCATCAACGGCATTCGACCACGAGATCTGATCGATTACCGCTACCTCTGCGTGGATGAGGAGCTTTGCCTTGAGGTGCGTGATGCAGCTGGTGCTCTGCATCAGGTGGAGTTGGAAAAGGAGGCTGATGACGGTCTTGGCCTGGCCTTCACCGAGGCCCTGTTTGATGGCTTGCGTCAGTGCAATAACAATTGTCCGTTCTGTTTCATCGATCAACAGCCCCCAGGCCGGCGCGACAGTCTTTACCTAAAAGACGACGATTACCGGCTGAGCTTTCTCTATGGCTCCTATCTGACCCTCACCAATCTGGGCGAGGCCGATTGGCAGCGGATTGAGGAGCAGCGTTTATCTCCCTTGTTTGTATCGGTGCATGCCACGGAGCCCGACCTGCGCTCCCGGCTGCTGGTGAACCCGCGTGCTGCCCAGGTGATGGATCAGCTCGCCTGGTTTGACCAGCGTGATCTGCAGATTCATGCCCAGGTGGTGGTCTGCCCAGGGCTTAATGACGGTCCTGCACTGGAGAGGACCTTGGACGACCTGGCGTCCTTCGCGTCTGGCCCCTGGCCGGCGGTGTTGTCCGCAGCGGTTGTTCCGGTGGGGCTTACCCGGTTCAGGCCGGCTGAAGATGGCCTTGTTCCTGTGGATCCGGCCTGTGCCCGGCAGGTGATTGCCCAGGTGGAACCCATGCAGCAGAACTTCCAGGCGGCCTTGGGCACTCGCTTTGCTTGGCTCTCGGATGAGTGGTACTTGATGGCTGGGTTGCCGTTGCCGCCTCGGGATGACTACGAGGATCTTCCGCAGCAGGAGAACGGTGTGGGCAGCATTCGAGCCTTCCTCGAAGCTCTGGATGCCGCGACTGAAGACCTGCCCAGAGCGGTTCCGCAGCCCCGTCGTTGCAGCTGGGTGGTGGGTCAGATCGTCGCACAGGCATTGCAGCCCGTGGCCGAACGGTTGAATGGCGTTGATGGTGTCGAGTTTCACCTGATCGGACTGCCGAGTCCCTATTGGGGGCAGGACCAAGTGGTGACCGGACTGTTGACAGGTCAGGATCTGCTCAGTGGGTTGCAGGGGCGAGATCTTGGCGATGAGCTGCTGCTGCCGTCGGTGATGTTGCGGCAGGGGCAGCCTGTGTTCCTCGATGACATGACCTTGGAGGCCCTAGCCGCGCAGCTGCCGGTCCCCATCCGGATTGTGCATGGGGCGGCTGACGTCGTGGCCTCAGTTTTGAGTGCCGTAGGAAAAAGTCCCTAA